The following proteins are encoded in a genomic region of Paralichthys olivaceus isolate ysfri-2021 chromosome 23, ASM2471397v2, whole genome shotgun sequence:
- the pfkfb3 gene encoding 6-phosphofructo-2-kinase/fructose-2,6-bisphosphatase 3 isoform X9, which produces MRMASRSFSSSPCAMIPASSRPTSWRVVCRLTVFLPVQEVKVSCPDYRDCNKTDAMLDFQRRIECYKTSYQPLDSDQHDRDLSFIKVIDVGRQFLVNRIQDHIQSKIVYYLMNIHIQPRTIYLCRHGESTDNLEGRLGGDSGLSSRGRQFSGALARFVEEQKLENLKVWTSQLCRSIQTVEHLGVQYEQWKALNEIDAGVCEEMTYDEVKERYPEEFALRDEDKYYYRYPSGESYQDLVQRVEPVIMELERQENVLVICHQAVMRCLLAYFLDKSAEEMPYLRCPLHTVLKLTPVAYGCKVESISLAVEAVNTHRDRPEEVKRGPGTLIRRNSVTPLTSPESNIKKPRIDDLDEAPIQEVPPSVASLALCSPSHLPLSLAGQHWLGKVCLT; this is translated from the exons ATGAGAATGGCTTCAAG ATCTTTTTCATCGAGTCCGTGTGCAATGATCCCAGCGTCATCGCGTCCAACATCATG GCGTGTTGTTTGCCGTCTGACAGTCTTCCTCCCTGTGCAGGAAGTGAAGGTGTCGTGTCCAGACTACCGGGATTGCAACAAGACCGACGCCATGCTGGATTTCCAGCGGCGAATTGAGTGCTACAAAACCAGCTACCAACCTCTGGACTCCGATCAGCACGACAG GGATCTCTCCTTCATCAAGGTGATTGATGTCGGCCGGCAGTTCCTCGTCAACCGGATCCAAGATCACATCCAGAGCAAGATCGTCTACTACCTGATGAACATCCACATCCAGCCCCGCACCATCTACCTGTGTCGGCATGGAGAGAGCACTGATAACTTGGAGGGACGGCTCGGTGGTGACTCTGGTCTCTCGTCGCGGGGCAGACAG TTTTCAGGCGCCCTGGCCCGGTTTGTTGAGGAGCAGAAACTGGAGAATTTGAAGGTGTGGACCAGCCAGCTGTGTCGCAGCATCCAGACTGTCGAGCACCTGGGAGTCCAGTACGAACAGTGGAAGGCTCTTAATGAGATCGATGCC GGAGTGTGTGAGGAGATGACGTACGATGAGGTGAAGGAGAGATATCCAGAGGAGTTTGCTTTGAGAGATGAAGATAAATACTACTACCGCTATCCTTCTGGAGAG TCGTACCAGGATCTGGTCCAGCGAGTGGAGCCAGTCATCATGGAGCTAGAGAGGCAGGAGAACGTCCTGGTTATCTGCCACCAGGCCGTCATGCGCTGCCTGCTGGCCTACTTCCTGGATAAGAGTGCAG AGGAGATGCCCTATCTGAGATGTCCCCTGCACACGGTGCTGAAGCTCACCCCGGTCGCCTACGGGTGCAAAGTGGAGTCCATCTCTTTGGCTGTGGAGGCAGTGAACACCCACAGAGACAGACCTGAG gaggtgaagaggGGCCCCGGCACCTTGATCAGGAGGAACAGCGTGACTCCCCTGACCAGCCCCGAGTCAAACATTAAGAAACCTCGTATCGATGACCTCGACGAGGCTCCGATCCAGGAGGTGCCTCCTTCTGTTGCCTCGCTGGCTCTCTGCAGCCCCtcacacctccctctctccttggCTGGACAG CACTGGCTGGGTAAAGTCTGCCT aACCTGA
- the pfkfb3 gene encoding 6-phosphofructo-2-kinase/fructose-2,6-bisphosphatase 3 isoform X2 → MPRELTQNRIQKIWVPTKDDKPAPRRAGAPHFANPTVIVMVGLPARGKTYISKKLTRYLNWIGMPTKVFNVGEYRREAVKNYSSYDFFKPDNECAVKIRQQCALAALRDVKSYLKDEGGHVAVFDATNTTRERRDIILKFGDENGFKIFFIESVCNDPSVIASNIMEVKVSCPDYRDCNKTDAMLDFQRRIECYKTSYQPLDSDQHDRDLSFIKVIDVGRQFLVNRIQDHIQSKIVYYLMNIHIQPRTIYLCRHGESTDNLEGRLGGDSGLSSRGRQFSGALARFVEEQKLENLKVWTSQLCRSIQTVEHLGVQYEQWKALNEIDAGVCEEMTYDEVKERYPEEFALRDEDKYYYRYPSGESYQDLVQRVEPVIMELERQENVLVICHQAVMRCLLAYFLDKSAEEMPYLRCPLHTVLKLTPVAYGCKVESISLAVEAVNTHRDRPEEVKRGPGTLIRRNSVTPLTSPESNIKKPRIDDLDEAPIQEVPPSVASLALCSPSHLPLSLAGQHWLGKVCLRTTLHYLKVVSLLVFQR, encoded by the exons ATGCCCAGAGAGCTGACCCAGAACAGGATCCAAAAGATCTGGGTTCCCACCAAGGATGACAAGCCGGCACCACGGAGAG ctggcgCTCCCCACTTCGCCAACCCCACCGTCATCGTGATGGTGGGCCTGCCTGCTCGAGGCAAAACGTACATTTCAAAGAAACTCACCCGCTACCTCAACTGGATCGGCATGCCTACcaaag TCTTTAACGTGGGAGAGTATCGCAGGGAGGCTGTCAAGAACTACAGCTCCTATGACTTCTTCAAGCCTGATAATGAGTGTGCCGTGAAAATCAGGCA GCAGTGTGCCTTAGCAGCCTTGAGGGATGTCAAGTCCTATCTGAAGGACGAGGGAGGCCATGTAGCG GTCTTCGAtgccacaaacacaacaagagaAAGGCGAGACATAATCCTCAAGTTCGGAGATGAGAATGGCTTCAAG ATCTTTTTCATCGAGTCCGTGTGCAATGATCCCAGCGTCATCGCGTCCAACATCATG GAAGTGAAGGTGTCGTGTCCAGACTACCGGGATTGCAACAAGACCGACGCCATGCTGGATTTCCAGCGGCGAATTGAGTGCTACAAAACCAGCTACCAACCTCTGGACTCCGATCAGCACGACAG GGATCTCTCCTTCATCAAGGTGATTGATGTCGGCCGGCAGTTCCTCGTCAACCGGATCCAAGATCACATCCAGAGCAAGATCGTCTACTACCTGATGAACATCCACATCCAGCCCCGCACCATCTACCTGTGTCGGCATGGAGAGAGCACTGATAACTTGGAGGGACGGCTCGGTGGTGACTCTGGTCTCTCGTCGCGGGGCAGACAG TTTTCAGGCGCCCTGGCCCGGTTTGTTGAGGAGCAGAAACTGGAGAATTTGAAGGTGTGGACCAGCCAGCTGTGTCGCAGCATCCAGACTGTCGAGCACCTGGGAGTCCAGTACGAACAGTGGAAGGCTCTTAATGAGATCGATGCC GGAGTGTGTGAGGAGATGACGTACGATGAGGTGAAGGAGAGATATCCAGAGGAGTTTGCTTTGAGAGATGAAGATAAATACTACTACCGCTATCCTTCTGGAGAG TCGTACCAGGATCTGGTCCAGCGAGTGGAGCCAGTCATCATGGAGCTAGAGAGGCAGGAGAACGTCCTGGTTATCTGCCACCAGGCCGTCATGCGCTGCCTGCTGGCCTACTTCCTGGATAAGAGTGCAG AGGAGATGCCCTATCTGAGATGTCCCCTGCACACGGTGCTGAAGCTCACCCCGGTCGCCTACGGGTGCAAAGTGGAGTCCATCTCTTTGGCTGTGGAGGCAGTGAACACCCACAGAGACAGACCTGAG gaggtgaagaggGGCCCCGGCACCTTGATCAGGAGGAACAGCGTGACTCCCCTGACCAGCCCCGAGTCAAACATTAAGAAACCTCGTATCGATGACCTCGACGAGGCTCCGATCCAGGAGGTGCCTCCTTCTGTTGCCTCGCTGGCTCTCTGCAGCCCCtcacacctccctctctccttggCTGGACAG CACTGGCTGGGTAAAGTCTGCCT ACGAACCACCCTCCACTATCTCAAAGTGGTTTCGCTCTTAGTCTTCCAAAGGTAA
- the pfkfb3 gene encoding 6-phosphofructo-2-kinase/fructose-2,6-bisphosphatase 3 isoform X1: MPRELTQNRIQKIWVPTKDDKPAPRRAAGAPHFANPTVIVMVGLPARGKTYISKKLTRYLNWIGMPTKVFNVGEYRREAVKNYSSYDFFKPDNECAVKIRQQCALAALRDVKSYLKDEGGHVAVFDATNTTRERRDIILKFGDENGFKIFFIESVCNDPSVIASNIMEVKVSCPDYRDCNKTDAMLDFQRRIECYKTSYQPLDSDQHDRDLSFIKVIDVGRQFLVNRIQDHIQSKIVYYLMNIHIQPRTIYLCRHGESTDNLEGRLGGDSGLSSRGRQFSGALARFVEEQKLENLKVWTSQLCRSIQTVEHLGVQYEQWKALNEIDAGVCEEMTYDEVKERYPEEFALRDEDKYYYRYPSGESYQDLVQRVEPVIMELERQENVLVICHQAVMRCLLAYFLDKSAEEMPYLRCPLHTVLKLTPVAYGCKVESISLAVEAVNTHRDRPEEVKRGPGTLIRRNSVTPLTSPESNIKKPRIDDLDEAPIQEVPPSVASLALCSPSHLPLSLAGQHWLGKVCLRTTLHYLKVVSLLVFQR, from the exons ATGCCCAGAGAGCTGACCCAGAACAGGATCCAAAAGATCTGGGTTCCCACCAAGGATGACAAGCCGGCACCACGGAGAG cagctggcgCTCCCCACTTCGCCAACCCCACCGTCATCGTGATGGTGGGCCTGCCTGCTCGAGGCAAAACGTACATTTCAAAGAAACTCACCCGCTACCTCAACTGGATCGGCATGCCTACcaaag TCTTTAACGTGGGAGAGTATCGCAGGGAGGCTGTCAAGAACTACAGCTCCTATGACTTCTTCAAGCCTGATAATGAGTGTGCCGTGAAAATCAGGCA GCAGTGTGCCTTAGCAGCCTTGAGGGATGTCAAGTCCTATCTGAAGGACGAGGGAGGCCATGTAGCG GTCTTCGAtgccacaaacacaacaagagaAAGGCGAGACATAATCCTCAAGTTCGGAGATGAGAATGGCTTCAAG ATCTTTTTCATCGAGTCCGTGTGCAATGATCCCAGCGTCATCGCGTCCAACATCATG GAAGTGAAGGTGTCGTGTCCAGACTACCGGGATTGCAACAAGACCGACGCCATGCTGGATTTCCAGCGGCGAATTGAGTGCTACAAAACCAGCTACCAACCTCTGGACTCCGATCAGCACGACAG GGATCTCTCCTTCATCAAGGTGATTGATGTCGGCCGGCAGTTCCTCGTCAACCGGATCCAAGATCACATCCAGAGCAAGATCGTCTACTACCTGATGAACATCCACATCCAGCCCCGCACCATCTACCTGTGTCGGCATGGAGAGAGCACTGATAACTTGGAGGGACGGCTCGGTGGTGACTCTGGTCTCTCGTCGCGGGGCAGACAG TTTTCAGGCGCCCTGGCCCGGTTTGTTGAGGAGCAGAAACTGGAGAATTTGAAGGTGTGGACCAGCCAGCTGTGTCGCAGCATCCAGACTGTCGAGCACCTGGGAGTCCAGTACGAACAGTGGAAGGCTCTTAATGAGATCGATGCC GGAGTGTGTGAGGAGATGACGTACGATGAGGTGAAGGAGAGATATCCAGAGGAGTTTGCTTTGAGAGATGAAGATAAATACTACTACCGCTATCCTTCTGGAGAG TCGTACCAGGATCTGGTCCAGCGAGTGGAGCCAGTCATCATGGAGCTAGAGAGGCAGGAGAACGTCCTGGTTATCTGCCACCAGGCCGTCATGCGCTGCCTGCTGGCCTACTTCCTGGATAAGAGTGCAG AGGAGATGCCCTATCTGAGATGTCCCCTGCACACGGTGCTGAAGCTCACCCCGGTCGCCTACGGGTGCAAAGTGGAGTCCATCTCTTTGGCTGTGGAGGCAGTGAACACCCACAGAGACAGACCTGAG gaggtgaagaggGGCCCCGGCACCTTGATCAGGAGGAACAGCGTGACTCCCCTGACCAGCCCCGAGTCAAACATTAAGAAACCTCGTATCGATGACCTCGACGAGGCTCCGATCCAGGAGGTGCCTCCTTCTGTTGCCTCGCTGGCTCTCTGCAGCCCCtcacacctccctctctccttggCTGGACAG CACTGGCTGGGTAAAGTCTGCCT ACGAACCACCCTCCACTATCTCAAAGTGGTTTCGCTCTTAGTCTTCCAAAGGTAA
- the pfkfb3 gene encoding 6-phosphofructo-2-kinase/fructose-2,6-bisphosphatase 3 isoform X3 codes for MPRELTQNRIQKIWVPTKDDKPAPRRAAGAPHFANPTVIVMVGLPARGKTYISKKLTRYLNWIGMPTKVFNVGEYRREAVKNYSSYDFFKPDNECAVKIRQQCALAALRDVKSYLKDEGGHVAVFDATNTTRERRDIILKFGDENGFKIFFIESVCNDPSVIASNIMEVKVSCPDYRDCNKTDAMLDFQRRIECYKTSYQPLDSDQHDRDLSFIKVIDVGRQFLVNRIQDHIQSKIVYYLMNIHIQPRTIYLCRHGESTDNLEGRLGGDSGLSSRGRQFSGALARFVEEQKLENLKVWTSQLCRSIQTVEHLGVQYEQWKALNEIDAGVCEEMTYDEVKERYPEEFALRDEDKYYYRYPSGESYQDLVQRVEPVIMELERQENVLVICHQAVMRCLLAYFLDKSAEEMPYLRCPLHTVLKLTPVAYGCKVESISLAVEAVNTHRDRPEEVKRGPGTLIRRNSVTPLTSPESNIKKPRIDDLDEAPIQEVPPSVASLALCSPSHLPLSLAGQNLRRSSPGRHDILQPCQ; via the exons ATGCCCAGAGAGCTGACCCAGAACAGGATCCAAAAGATCTGGGTTCCCACCAAGGATGACAAGCCGGCACCACGGAGAG cagctggcgCTCCCCACTTCGCCAACCCCACCGTCATCGTGATGGTGGGCCTGCCTGCTCGAGGCAAAACGTACATTTCAAAGAAACTCACCCGCTACCTCAACTGGATCGGCATGCCTACcaaag TCTTTAACGTGGGAGAGTATCGCAGGGAGGCTGTCAAGAACTACAGCTCCTATGACTTCTTCAAGCCTGATAATGAGTGTGCCGTGAAAATCAGGCA GCAGTGTGCCTTAGCAGCCTTGAGGGATGTCAAGTCCTATCTGAAGGACGAGGGAGGCCATGTAGCG GTCTTCGAtgccacaaacacaacaagagaAAGGCGAGACATAATCCTCAAGTTCGGAGATGAGAATGGCTTCAAG ATCTTTTTCATCGAGTCCGTGTGCAATGATCCCAGCGTCATCGCGTCCAACATCATG GAAGTGAAGGTGTCGTGTCCAGACTACCGGGATTGCAACAAGACCGACGCCATGCTGGATTTCCAGCGGCGAATTGAGTGCTACAAAACCAGCTACCAACCTCTGGACTCCGATCAGCACGACAG GGATCTCTCCTTCATCAAGGTGATTGATGTCGGCCGGCAGTTCCTCGTCAACCGGATCCAAGATCACATCCAGAGCAAGATCGTCTACTACCTGATGAACATCCACATCCAGCCCCGCACCATCTACCTGTGTCGGCATGGAGAGAGCACTGATAACTTGGAGGGACGGCTCGGTGGTGACTCTGGTCTCTCGTCGCGGGGCAGACAG TTTTCAGGCGCCCTGGCCCGGTTTGTTGAGGAGCAGAAACTGGAGAATTTGAAGGTGTGGACCAGCCAGCTGTGTCGCAGCATCCAGACTGTCGAGCACCTGGGAGTCCAGTACGAACAGTGGAAGGCTCTTAATGAGATCGATGCC GGAGTGTGTGAGGAGATGACGTACGATGAGGTGAAGGAGAGATATCCAGAGGAGTTTGCTTTGAGAGATGAAGATAAATACTACTACCGCTATCCTTCTGGAGAG TCGTACCAGGATCTGGTCCAGCGAGTGGAGCCAGTCATCATGGAGCTAGAGAGGCAGGAGAACGTCCTGGTTATCTGCCACCAGGCCGTCATGCGCTGCCTGCTGGCCTACTTCCTGGATAAGAGTGCAG AGGAGATGCCCTATCTGAGATGTCCCCTGCACACGGTGCTGAAGCTCACCCCGGTCGCCTACGGGTGCAAAGTGGAGTCCATCTCTTTGGCTGTGGAGGCAGTGAACACCCACAGAGACAGACCTGAG gaggtgaagaggGGCCCCGGCACCTTGATCAGGAGGAACAGCGTGACTCCCCTGACCAGCCCCGAGTCAAACATTAAGAAACCTCGTATCGATGACCTCGACGAGGCTCCGATCCAGGAGGTGCCTCCTTCTGTTGCCTCGCTGGCTCTCTGCAGCCCCtcacacctccctctctccttggCTGGACAG aACCTGAGGAGGAGCTCACCCGGCCGCCATGACATCCTACAGCCCTGCCAATGA
- the pfkfb3 gene encoding 6-phosphofructo-2-kinase/fructose-2,6-bisphosphatase 3 isoform X5 — MPRELTQNRIQKIWVPTKDDKPAPRRAAGAPHFANPTVIVMVGLPARGKTYISKKLTRYLNWIGMPTKVFNVGEYRREAVKNYSSYDFFKPDNECAVKIRQQCALAALRDVKSYLKDEGGHVAVFDATNTTRERRDIILKFGDENGFKIFFIESVCNDPSVIASNIMEVKVSCPDYRDCNKTDAMLDFQRRIECYKTSYQPLDSDQHDRDLSFIKVIDVGRQFLVNRIQDHIQSKIVYYLMNIHIQPRTIYLCRHGESTDNLEGRLGGDSGLSSRGRQFSGALARFVEEQKLENLKVWTSQLCRSIQTVEHLGVQYEQWKALNEIDAGVCEEMTYDEVKERYPEEFALRDEDKYYYRYPSGESYQDLVQRVEPVIMELERQENVLVICHQAVMRCLLAYFLDKSAEEMPYLRCPLHTVLKLTPVAYGCKVESISLAVEAVNTHRDRPEEVKRGPGTLIRRNSVTPLTSPESNIKKPRIDDLDEAPIQEVPPSVASLALCSPSHLPLSLAGQHWLGKVCLT, encoded by the exons ATGCCCAGAGAGCTGACCCAGAACAGGATCCAAAAGATCTGGGTTCCCACCAAGGATGACAAGCCGGCACCACGGAGAG cagctggcgCTCCCCACTTCGCCAACCCCACCGTCATCGTGATGGTGGGCCTGCCTGCTCGAGGCAAAACGTACATTTCAAAGAAACTCACCCGCTACCTCAACTGGATCGGCATGCCTACcaaag TCTTTAACGTGGGAGAGTATCGCAGGGAGGCTGTCAAGAACTACAGCTCCTATGACTTCTTCAAGCCTGATAATGAGTGTGCCGTGAAAATCAGGCA GCAGTGTGCCTTAGCAGCCTTGAGGGATGTCAAGTCCTATCTGAAGGACGAGGGAGGCCATGTAGCG GTCTTCGAtgccacaaacacaacaagagaAAGGCGAGACATAATCCTCAAGTTCGGAGATGAGAATGGCTTCAAG ATCTTTTTCATCGAGTCCGTGTGCAATGATCCCAGCGTCATCGCGTCCAACATCATG GAAGTGAAGGTGTCGTGTCCAGACTACCGGGATTGCAACAAGACCGACGCCATGCTGGATTTCCAGCGGCGAATTGAGTGCTACAAAACCAGCTACCAACCTCTGGACTCCGATCAGCACGACAG GGATCTCTCCTTCATCAAGGTGATTGATGTCGGCCGGCAGTTCCTCGTCAACCGGATCCAAGATCACATCCAGAGCAAGATCGTCTACTACCTGATGAACATCCACATCCAGCCCCGCACCATCTACCTGTGTCGGCATGGAGAGAGCACTGATAACTTGGAGGGACGGCTCGGTGGTGACTCTGGTCTCTCGTCGCGGGGCAGACAG TTTTCAGGCGCCCTGGCCCGGTTTGTTGAGGAGCAGAAACTGGAGAATTTGAAGGTGTGGACCAGCCAGCTGTGTCGCAGCATCCAGACTGTCGAGCACCTGGGAGTCCAGTACGAACAGTGGAAGGCTCTTAATGAGATCGATGCC GGAGTGTGTGAGGAGATGACGTACGATGAGGTGAAGGAGAGATATCCAGAGGAGTTTGCTTTGAGAGATGAAGATAAATACTACTACCGCTATCCTTCTGGAGAG TCGTACCAGGATCTGGTCCAGCGAGTGGAGCCAGTCATCATGGAGCTAGAGAGGCAGGAGAACGTCCTGGTTATCTGCCACCAGGCCGTCATGCGCTGCCTGCTGGCCTACTTCCTGGATAAGAGTGCAG AGGAGATGCCCTATCTGAGATGTCCCCTGCACACGGTGCTGAAGCTCACCCCGGTCGCCTACGGGTGCAAAGTGGAGTCCATCTCTTTGGCTGTGGAGGCAGTGAACACCCACAGAGACAGACCTGAG gaggtgaagaggGGCCCCGGCACCTTGATCAGGAGGAACAGCGTGACTCCCCTGACCAGCCCCGAGTCAAACATTAAGAAACCTCGTATCGATGACCTCGACGAGGCTCCGATCCAGGAGGTGCCTCCTTCTGTTGCCTCGCTGGCTCTCTGCAGCCCCtcacacctccctctctccttggCTGGACAG CACTGGCTGGGTAAAGTCTGCCT aACCTGA
- the pfkfb3 gene encoding 6-phosphofructo-2-kinase/fructose-2,6-bisphosphatase 3 isoform X6 → MPRELTQNRIQKIWVPTKDDKPAPRRAGAPHFANPTVIVMVGLPARGKTYISKKLTRYLNWIGMPTKVFNVGEYRREAVKNYSSYDFFKPDNECAVKIRQQCALAALRDVKSYLKDEGGHVAVFDATNTTRERRDIILKFGDENGFKIFFIESVCNDPSVIASNIMEVKVSCPDYRDCNKTDAMLDFQRRIECYKTSYQPLDSDQHDRDLSFIKVIDVGRQFLVNRIQDHIQSKIVYYLMNIHIQPRTIYLCRHGESTDNLEGRLGGDSGLSSRGRQFSGALARFVEEQKLENLKVWTSQLCRSIQTVEHLGVQYEQWKALNEIDAGVCEEMTYDEVKERYPEEFALRDEDKYYYRYPSGESYQDLVQRVEPVIMELERQENVLVICHQAVMRCLLAYFLDKSAEEMPYLRCPLHTVLKLTPVAYGCKVESISLAVEAVNTHRDRPEEVKRGPGTLIRRNSVTPLTSPESNIKKPRIDDLDEAPIQEVPPSVASLALCSPSHLPLSLAGQHWLGKVCLT, encoded by the exons ATGCCCAGAGAGCTGACCCAGAACAGGATCCAAAAGATCTGGGTTCCCACCAAGGATGACAAGCCGGCACCACGGAGAG ctggcgCTCCCCACTTCGCCAACCCCACCGTCATCGTGATGGTGGGCCTGCCTGCTCGAGGCAAAACGTACATTTCAAAGAAACTCACCCGCTACCTCAACTGGATCGGCATGCCTACcaaag TCTTTAACGTGGGAGAGTATCGCAGGGAGGCTGTCAAGAACTACAGCTCCTATGACTTCTTCAAGCCTGATAATGAGTGTGCCGTGAAAATCAGGCA GCAGTGTGCCTTAGCAGCCTTGAGGGATGTCAAGTCCTATCTGAAGGACGAGGGAGGCCATGTAGCG GTCTTCGAtgccacaaacacaacaagagaAAGGCGAGACATAATCCTCAAGTTCGGAGATGAGAATGGCTTCAAG ATCTTTTTCATCGAGTCCGTGTGCAATGATCCCAGCGTCATCGCGTCCAACATCATG GAAGTGAAGGTGTCGTGTCCAGACTACCGGGATTGCAACAAGACCGACGCCATGCTGGATTTCCAGCGGCGAATTGAGTGCTACAAAACCAGCTACCAACCTCTGGACTCCGATCAGCACGACAG GGATCTCTCCTTCATCAAGGTGATTGATGTCGGCCGGCAGTTCCTCGTCAACCGGATCCAAGATCACATCCAGAGCAAGATCGTCTACTACCTGATGAACATCCACATCCAGCCCCGCACCATCTACCTGTGTCGGCATGGAGAGAGCACTGATAACTTGGAGGGACGGCTCGGTGGTGACTCTGGTCTCTCGTCGCGGGGCAGACAG TTTTCAGGCGCCCTGGCCCGGTTTGTTGAGGAGCAGAAACTGGAGAATTTGAAGGTGTGGACCAGCCAGCTGTGTCGCAGCATCCAGACTGTCGAGCACCTGGGAGTCCAGTACGAACAGTGGAAGGCTCTTAATGAGATCGATGCC GGAGTGTGTGAGGAGATGACGTACGATGAGGTGAAGGAGAGATATCCAGAGGAGTTTGCTTTGAGAGATGAAGATAAATACTACTACCGCTATCCTTCTGGAGAG TCGTACCAGGATCTGGTCCAGCGAGTGGAGCCAGTCATCATGGAGCTAGAGAGGCAGGAGAACGTCCTGGTTATCTGCCACCAGGCCGTCATGCGCTGCCTGCTGGCCTACTTCCTGGATAAGAGTGCAG AGGAGATGCCCTATCTGAGATGTCCCCTGCACACGGTGCTGAAGCTCACCCCGGTCGCCTACGGGTGCAAAGTGGAGTCCATCTCTTTGGCTGTGGAGGCAGTGAACACCCACAGAGACAGACCTGAG gaggtgaagaggGGCCCCGGCACCTTGATCAGGAGGAACAGCGTGACTCCCCTGACCAGCCCCGAGTCAAACATTAAGAAACCTCGTATCGATGACCTCGACGAGGCTCCGATCCAGGAGGTGCCTCCTTCTGTTGCCTCGCTGGCTCTCTGCAGCCCCtcacacctccctctctccttggCTGGACAG CACTGGCTGGGTAAAGTCTGCCT aACCTGA
- the pfkfb3 gene encoding 6-phosphofructo-2-kinase/fructose-2,6-bisphosphatase 3 isoform X4, with product MPRELTQNRIQKIWVPTKDDKPAPRRAGAPHFANPTVIVMVGLPARGKTYISKKLTRYLNWIGMPTKVFNVGEYRREAVKNYSSYDFFKPDNECAVKIRQQCALAALRDVKSYLKDEGGHVAVFDATNTTRERRDIILKFGDENGFKIFFIESVCNDPSVIASNIMEVKVSCPDYRDCNKTDAMLDFQRRIECYKTSYQPLDSDQHDRDLSFIKVIDVGRQFLVNRIQDHIQSKIVYYLMNIHIQPRTIYLCRHGESTDNLEGRLGGDSGLSSRGRQFSGALARFVEEQKLENLKVWTSQLCRSIQTVEHLGVQYEQWKALNEIDAGVCEEMTYDEVKERYPEEFALRDEDKYYYRYPSGESYQDLVQRVEPVIMELERQENVLVICHQAVMRCLLAYFLDKSAEEMPYLRCPLHTVLKLTPVAYGCKVESISLAVEAVNTHRDRPEEVKRGPGTLIRRNSVTPLTSPESNIKKPRIDDLDEAPIQEVPPSVASLALCSPSHLPLSLAGQNLRRSSPGRHDILQPCQ from the exons ATGCCCAGAGAGCTGACCCAGAACAGGATCCAAAAGATCTGGGTTCCCACCAAGGATGACAAGCCGGCACCACGGAGAG ctggcgCTCCCCACTTCGCCAACCCCACCGTCATCGTGATGGTGGGCCTGCCTGCTCGAGGCAAAACGTACATTTCAAAGAAACTCACCCGCTACCTCAACTGGATCGGCATGCCTACcaaag TCTTTAACGTGGGAGAGTATCGCAGGGAGGCTGTCAAGAACTACAGCTCCTATGACTTCTTCAAGCCTGATAATGAGTGTGCCGTGAAAATCAGGCA GCAGTGTGCCTTAGCAGCCTTGAGGGATGTCAAGTCCTATCTGAAGGACGAGGGAGGCCATGTAGCG GTCTTCGAtgccacaaacacaacaagagaAAGGCGAGACATAATCCTCAAGTTCGGAGATGAGAATGGCTTCAAG ATCTTTTTCATCGAGTCCGTGTGCAATGATCCCAGCGTCATCGCGTCCAACATCATG GAAGTGAAGGTGTCGTGTCCAGACTACCGGGATTGCAACAAGACCGACGCCATGCTGGATTTCCAGCGGCGAATTGAGTGCTACAAAACCAGCTACCAACCTCTGGACTCCGATCAGCACGACAG GGATCTCTCCTTCATCAAGGTGATTGATGTCGGCCGGCAGTTCCTCGTCAACCGGATCCAAGATCACATCCAGAGCAAGATCGTCTACTACCTGATGAACATCCACATCCAGCCCCGCACCATCTACCTGTGTCGGCATGGAGAGAGCACTGATAACTTGGAGGGACGGCTCGGTGGTGACTCTGGTCTCTCGTCGCGGGGCAGACAG TTTTCAGGCGCCCTGGCCCGGTTTGTTGAGGAGCAGAAACTGGAGAATTTGAAGGTGTGGACCAGCCAGCTGTGTCGCAGCATCCAGACTGTCGAGCACCTGGGAGTCCAGTACGAACAGTGGAAGGCTCTTAATGAGATCGATGCC GGAGTGTGTGAGGAGATGACGTACGATGAGGTGAAGGAGAGATATCCAGAGGAGTTTGCTTTGAGAGATGAAGATAAATACTACTACCGCTATCCTTCTGGAGAG TCGTACCAGGATCTGGTCCAGCGAGTGGAGCCAGTCATCATGGAGCTAGAGAGGCAGGAGAACGTCCTGGTTATCTGCCACCAGGCCGTCATGCGCTGCCTGCTGGCCTACTTCCTGGATAAGAGTGCAG AGGAGATGCCCTATCTGAGATGTCCCCTGCACACGGTGCTGAAGCTCACCCCGGTCGCCTACGGGTGCAAAGTGGAGTCCATCTCTTTGGCTGTGGAGGCAGTGAACACCCACAGAGACAGACCTGAG gaggtgaagaggGGCCCCGGCACCTTGATCAGGAGGAACAGCGTGACTCCCCTGACCAGCCCCGAGTCAAACATTAAGAAACCTCGTATCGATGACCTCGACGAGGCTCCGATCCAGGAGGTGCCTCCTTCTGTTGCCTCGCTGGCTCTCTGCAGCCCCtcacacctccctctctccttggCTGGACAG aACCTGAGGAGGAGCTCACCCGGCCGCCATGACATCCTACAGCCCTGCCAATGA